The Pseudolabrys sp. FHR47 genome contains a region encoding:
- a CDS encoding M23 family metallopeptidase produces the protein MDEIRSRSANRSKFHDAIELGHEAPLSVDGGDSAFVDRRRVSVQWFAGTILTALCGAALMGGAVFTSLDGETNFATLPERVEVALRGALAPAAERLGARKGDRLPTAEEPSFAKQIIRVSTTSRVGNHEVVRVRPFVRVAGNLALSTSSLSADIPPFNPQAMLAENAPGGGAIPEDAPAAEPDAEVSFVMRDLEPMMPRLKIALQTPADEVVTRVKEAAEWSEKSASHLAGANNITGIKLAYAGPAAPDPYAGFEARIVPENITLLPKTANQTTGGNPFNEKIVLAKRGDTVAAALKELGATAADIGAIVATLGTKGREPLRDGQKLRVLMSPAPGSPAQRPVRVIVASESGTVEAVAALSDMGKFVAVDVRNVDTEVAQNTDQNDEENDDGSGVRLYQSVYETALRNQIPRPLIDELIKIYSYDVDFQRKVQPGDSFEVLYAGEDETPGADSRNDVLFAALTVGGEVKRFYRFQSPDDGLVDYYDENGKSAKKFLVRKPLVAGIMRSGFGIRRHPILGYTKMHTGVDWAAPTGTPIYAAGNGVVEKEGWESGYGKFILVKHNNGYETAYGHMSAYARGMEVGKRVRQGQVIGFVGSTGLSTGAHVHYEIRVNGRFVDPMRIKLPRGRELAGSMMTAFEQERERLDAIMARKPARMAASAR, from the coding sequence TTGGACGAGATCAGGTCACGCAGCGCAAATCGATCGAAATTTCACGATGCGATCGAGCTTGGTCATGAGGCCCCGCTGTCGGTCGACGGCGGCGATTCCGCTTTTGTCGACCGCCGCCGCGTCTCGGTACAGTGGTTTGCCGGCACGATTCTGACCGCATTGTGCGGCGCTGCTCTCATGGGCGGCGCCGTTTTCACATCTCTCGATGGCGAGACCAATTTCGCCACCCTGCCCGAGCGTGTCGAAGTCGCACTACGCGGCGCACTCGCGCCGGCGGCCGAGCGTCTCGGCGCCCGCAAAGGCGATCGCCTGCCGACCGCGGAAGAACCGTCCTTCGCCAAGCAGATCATCCGGGTCTCCACCACCAGCCGCGTCGGCAACCACGAAGTCGTGCGCGTGCGCCCCTTCGTCCGCGTCGCCGGCAATCTGGCGCTGTCGACGAGCAGCCTGTCGGCCGACATTCCGCCGTTCAATCCGCAAGCCATGCTCGCGGAGAACGCGCCCGGCGGGGGCGCCATCCCCGAAGATGCGCCCGCGGCCGAGCCCGACGCCGAAGTCTCCTTCGTAATGCGCGACCTCGAGCCGATGATGCCGCGCCTGAAAATCGCGCTGCAGACGCCGGCCGACGAGGTCGTGACACGCGTTAAGGAAGCGGCCGAATGGAGTGAGAAATCGGCGAGTCACCTTGCCGGCGCCAACAACATCACCGGCATCAAGCTCGCTTATGCCGGGCCCGCGGCACCCGATCCCTATGCCGGTTTCGAAGCCCGTATCGTTCCGGAAAACATCACGCTGCTGCCGAAGACCGCGAACCAGACCACCGGCGGCAATCCGTTCAATGAAAAGATCGTGCTGGCCAAGAGAGGCGACACCGTCGCGGCCGCGCTCAAGGAGCTCGGCGCCACGGCCGCGGATATCGGCGCCATCGTTGCGACGCTTGGGACGAAAGGCCGGGAACCACTGCGCGACGGCCAGAAACTCCGCGTCCTGATGTCGCCTGCGCCCGGTTCGCCGGCGCAACGTCCGGTTCGCGTCATCGTCGCCAGCGAATCCGGCACCGTCGAAGCCGTGGCCGCGCTGTCCGACATGGGCAAGTTCGTGGCCGTCGATGTCCGCAACGTCGACACCGAGGTCGCGCAGAACACCGATCAGAACGACGAGGAGAACGACGACGGCTCGGGCGTGCGCCTTTATCAGAGCGTCTATGAAACGGCGCTACGCAATCAGATTCCGCGACCGCTCATCGACGAGCTTATCAAGATCTATTCCTACGACGTCGATTTCCAGCGCAAGGTGCAACCGGGCGATTCCTTCGAAGTGCTCTATGCCGGCGAAGATGAAACACCGGGTGCCGACAGCCGCAACGACGTATTGTTTGCCGCGCTCACTGTCGGCGGCGAGGTGAAGAGGTTCTATCGCTTCCAGTCGCCGGACGACGGCCTCGTCGATTACTATGACGAGAATGGCAAGAGCGCGAAGAAGTTCCTGGTACGCAAGCCTTTGGTCGCCGGCATCATGCGCTCGGGCTTCGGCATCCGCCGTCACCCGATCCTCGGTTACACCAAGATGCACACCGGTGTGGACTGGGCCGCGCCGACCGGCACGCCGATCTACGCCGCCGGCAACGGCGTCGTCGAGAAGGAGGGCTGGGAGTCCGGCTACGGCAAGTTCATCCTCGTCAAGCACAACAACGGCTACGAGACCGCTTACGGCCACATGAGCGCCTATGCCCGCGGCATGGAAGTTGGCAAGCGCGTGCGCCAGGGACAGGTGATCGGCTTCGTCGGCTCGACGGGCCTGTCAACGGGCGCACATGTGCACTACGAAATCCGCGTCAACGGCCGCTTCGTCGATCCGATGCGCATCAAGCTGCCGCGTGGCCGCGAACTCGCCGGCTCGATGATGACGGCGTTCGAGCAGGAGCGCGAACGCCTCGACGCGATCATGGCCCGCAAGCCCGCGCGCATGGCCGCGAGCGCGCGGTAA
- a CDS encoding tripartite tricarboxylate transporter substrate binding protein translates to MRRIAYAVSAALLAVISWIGVSQPALAYPDRPIRLIVVFPPGGSSDSMARIVQNFVEKQLGQSIVIENRPGAGGAVGLEVLKKAEPDGYTIAMAGAGALVTDVESRQASYDPRKDFTPITGIGSSPFLLAASKSFGEKPLKDVIAIGKKRGASLIAHGGNGTLMHLTAEMFNQQAGTYFDLVPSRGMAPVLNDLIGGHIPLGILDPPTAKGAIDGGQINVIAITSKARFSILPNIPTMAEAGLPGFEAAGWFGIVAPRGVPDAVASKLNAAFVAALKDPTIAEKIRSLGSEPMPMTSAQFRSYIDAEIEKWAAVSKAAGKPAK, encoded by the coding sequence ATGCGTCGGATCGCGTATGCCGTGTCGGCTGCACTGCTTGCCGTCATTTCGTGGATCGGAGTTTCGCAGCCGGCGCTCGCCTATCCGGATCGGCCGATCCGGCTGATCGTGGTGTTCCCGCCTGGCGGCAGCAGCGATTCGATGGCGCGCATCGTGCAGAACTTCGTTGAAAAGCAGCTCGGGCAATCGATCGTCATTGAGAACCGTCCCGGCGCTGGTGGTGCCGTGGGGCTCGAAGTGCTGAAGAAAGCCGAACCCGACGGCTATACGATCGCCATGGCCGGCGCCGGCGCGCTGGTGACGGACGTCGAATCCAGGCAGGCCAGCTACGATCCGCGCAAGGACTTCACGCCAATCACCGGTATCGGCTCGTCGCCCTTCCTCCTGGCGGCCTCCAAGTCGTTCGGCGAGAAGCCGTTGAAAGACGTGATCGCCATCGGCAAGAAACGAGGCGCTTCGCTGATCGCGCACGGCGGCAACGGCACGCTGATGCATCTCACGGCCGAGATGTTCAACCAGCAAGCCGGCACCTATTTCGACCTGGTGCCCTCGCGCGGCATGGCGCCGGTGTTGAACGACCTCATTGGCGGCCATATCCCGCTCGGCATTCTCGATCCGCCGACGGCAAAAGGCGCGATCGACGGCGGGCAGATCAATGTCATCGCCATTACATCGAAGGCGCGCTTCAGCATTCTGCCCAATATTCCGACGATGGCAGAAGCCGGCTTGCCGGGCTTCGAGGCGGCGGGCTGGTTCGGTATTGTTGCGCCGCGCGGCGTGCCGGATGCGGTCGCATCCAAACTGAACGCAGCCTTCGTCGCTGCACTCAAGGATCCGACCATCGCCGAGAAGATCCGCTCACTCGGCAGCGAACCCATGCCGATGACGTCGGCGCAGTTTCGCTCCTACATCGACGCCGAAATCGAGAAGTGGGCGGCGGTGAGCAAGGCCGCGGGAAAGCCGGCGAAATGA
- a CDS encoding amidohydrolase family protein, whose amino-acid sequence MSTVSPVGPAKGYRRIATEEAFIPSELHRMYRELVASGSVDDPGFNSLIGYYLGHPSERARNVSERLQDLGERRLADMDSAGIDMQILSLTSPGVQVLKPDAAVAMARLANDQAAEAVRRHPTRFAALAAVAPQNPAEAAKELERAVTKLGMKGVIINSHTLGEYLDDPKFYPIFEAATALKVPVYLHPNTPSKKMIEPFLESGLDGALYGFAVETGLHALRLIVKGVFDRYPDLTVILGHLGEALPFWLFRLDYMHRGTVSSGRYDFLKPLKKPVSAYLRDNFYYTTSGMPWAPAIGFTQSVIGMDRVMYAMDYPYQYVHDEVRAQDALPISDADKKAFFQTTAERVFRL is encoded by the coding sequence ATGTCGACCGTTTCGCCTGTCGGGCCCGCCAAAGGCTATCGCCGTATCGCGACCGAAGAAGCCTTCATTCCGTCCGAGCTTCACCGCATGTATCGCGAACTGGTCGCGTCGGGATCCGTCGACGATCCGGGTTTCAACAGCCTGATCGGTTACTATCTCGGCCATCCGAGCGAACGCGCGCGCAATGTCAGCGAGCGCCTGCAGGACCTCGGTGAACGCCGGCTAGCGGACATGGATTCGGCCGGCATCGACATGCAGATATTGTCGCTGACGTCGCCCGGCGTGCAGGTACTCAAGCCCGACGCCGCCGTGGCAATGGCCAGGCTGGCTAACGATCAGGCCGCCGAAGCGGTGCGACGGCATCCGACGCGCTTTGCCGCGCTGGCTGCCGTCGCGCCGCAGAATCCGGCGGAGGCCGCGAAAGAACTGGAGCGCGCCGTCACCAAGCTCGGCATGAAGGGCGTCATCATCAACTCGCACACACTCGGCGAATATCTCGACGATCCGAAGTTCTACCCGATCTTCGAGGCGGCCACCGCGCTGAAGGTGCCTGTCTATCTGCATCCCAACACGCCGTCGAAGAAGATGATCGAGCCGTTTCTGGAGTCGGGTCTCGATGGCGCGCTTTACGGCTTCGCGGTCGAGACCGGATTGCACGCGCTTCGGCTGATCGTGAAGGGCGTGTTTGATCGCTATCCCGATCTCACGGTGATCCTTGGCCATCTGGGCGAAGCGCTGCCGTTCTGGCTCTTCCGCCTCGACTACATGCATCGCGGCACCGTGTCGTCGGGCCGCTATGATTTCCTCAAGCCTTTGAAGAAGCCGGTCAGCGCGTATCTGCGCGACAACTTCTATTACACGACCAGCGGCATGCCCTGGGCGCCGGCGATCGGCTTCACCCAGTCCGTGATCGGCATGGATCGTGTGATGTACGCGATGGATTACCCGTATCAGTATGTCCACGACGAAGTTCGCGCCCAGGATGCATTACCCATCAGCGACGCCGACAAGAAGGCCTTCTTCCAGACCACGGCGGAGCGGGTCTTCCGGCTGTAA
- a CDS encoding CHAD domain-containing protein produces the protein MAETGASGPKREKKRPQKVAPADEMPSPAPGLGGGLARAAVAVLDDARTALTDPKLTEAEAVHDLRKALKRWRALMRLLSGPVGEPADRMRIEARDLMRALSVTRDAQAALDALADLSKSKLPFSATSTKTIEARLTKLRGEAEAAGFTPELRQRITQYLDFAAMTVERWGLASIPFGAIADELTYTYRRARQLIPGEWPEAEAEELHKLRKRVVEHRHQMELLEPLWPKLVRLWAEEAQRLRERLGAIQDLTVLQSFTAPHGPLAPWRTKLAPLIAERRERHLMAAAKITGRLLAEKPKAFRARISALWDARQVNGQ, from the coding sequence ATGGCAGAGACCGGTGCAAGCGGCCCGAAACGAGAGAAGAAGCGCCCCCAAAAGGTCGCCCCGGCGGACGAAATGCCCAGTCCAGCCCCGGGACTCGGCGGGGGTCTCGCCAGGGCCGCAGTTGCCGTTCTCGACGATGCCCGTACGGCCCTGACAGACCCCAAGCTGACCGAGGCCGAAGCCGTTCACGACTTGCGCAAGGCGCTGAAACGCTGGCGCGCCCTGATGCGCCTGTTATCGGGGCCGGTCGGCGAACCGGCCGACCGGATGCGGATCGAAGCCCGCGACCTGATGCGAGCATTGTCCGTAACCCGCGATGCCCAGGCAGCGCTCGATGCTCTGGCCGATCTTAGCAAATCGAAACTGCCGTTTTCCGCGACATCGACGAAGACGATAGAGGCGCGGCTCACGAAGCTGCGCGGCGAGGCGGAAGCCGCAGGGTTCACGCCCGAGCTGCGCCAGCGCATAACCCAGTATCTCGATTTTGCAGCGATGACGGTGGAGCGCTGGGGGCTGGCCTCCATCCCCTTCGGCGCGATCGCCGATGAGCTGACCTATACCTATCGCCGTGCGCGCCAGCTCATTCCGGGCGAGTGGCCTGAAGCCGAGGCGGAAGAGCTTCATAAGCTGCGCAAGCGCGTCGTCGAACATCGCCATCAAATGGAATTGCTCGAGCCGCTCTGGCCAAAACTCGTCAGGCTTTGGGCTGAGGAGGCGCAGCGGCTGCGCGAGCGGCTTGGCGCGATTCAAGACCTTACCGTACTCCAAAGCTTCACTGCGCCGCATGGTCCACTTGCGCCATGGCGCACCAAGCTCGCACCCCTGATCGCTGAACGGCGCGAGCGTCATCTCATGGCGGCGGCCAAAATTACCGGCCGACTTCTTGCCGAAAAACCAAAGGCCTTTCGTGCGCGCATCAGCGCGCTGTGGGACGCGCGGCAGGTGAACGGTCAATAG
- a CDS encoding DUF2336 domain-containing protein encodes MSMATQSLIMELDAALSKATNHRQLEILRRVTDLFVIGADKYTDEQVEIFDDVIARLIAKMDQRALRELSARLADVANPPKGVVAHLSGSDDIAISGPALEKSEGISDEALVSIASSKSQKHLKAIAGRPKLSEVVTDVLVDRGDSEVSRRVSANLGARLSEMGFVKLINRAKKDRNLADAIAMRDDLPPELVPFLKLALEPQ; translated from the coding sequence ATGTCGATGGCTACGCAGTCACTGATCATGGAGCTCGATGCCGCGCTCAGCAAGGCAACGAACCATCGTCAATTGGAGATTCTGCGTCGGGTCACCGACCTTTTCGTCATTGGCGCCGATAAATATACCGATGAGCAGGTCGAGATTTTTGACGACGTCATCGCCCGCCTGATCGCGAAAATGGACCAGCGCGCATTGCGGGAATTGTCGGCACGTCTGGCCGACGTCGCCAATCCGCCCAAGGGCGTGGTGGCGCACCTCTCCGGCTCGGACGACATTGCGATTTCGGGGCCGGCTTTGGAAAAGTCGGAGGGCATTAGCGATGAGGCCCTGGTAAGCATCGCGAGCAGCAAGAGCCAGAAGCACCTCAAGGCGATCGCCGGCCGTCCGAAACTGAGCGAGGTTGTCACCGACGTCCTGGTCGACCGCGGGGACTCGGAAGTCTCGCGGCGCGTCAGCGCCAATCTCGGCGCCCGGCTGTCGGAGATGGGTTTCGTCAAGCTGATCAATCGCGCCAAAAAGGACCGCAACCTGGCCGATGCCATCGCGATGCGGGATGACCTGCCGCCGGAACTCGTGCCGTTCCTCAAGCTGGCGCTCGAGCCGCAATAG
- a CDS encoding chemotaxis protein CheW, producing the protein MNQTAAADIVATNPLPDAAVTAAAQAAASQTQFISFAIGDDQYGVDIMAVREIKGWSDITHLPKQPEYVRGVLNLRGAIVPIVDLRCRFGQGLTETTPLHIVIIVQIDGRQIGLIGDRVLDIVSVGASEIQKVPRTDSRHQTDFLSGLVTVEDGMIALIDLPSLLALSDVEGVH; encoded by the coding sequence ATGAACCAGACTGCCGCAGCCGATATCGTCGCGACCAATCCTTTGCCCGACGCCGCGGTAACTGCTGCTGCGCAGGCCGCCGCGTCGCAAACCCAGTTCATCAGCTTCGCGATCGGTGACGACCAGTATGGCGTCGACATCATGGCGGTTCGCGAGATCAAGGGCTGGTCGGATATCACCCACCTGCCCAAGCAGCCCGAATATGTTCGCGGCGTGCTCAATCTGCGCGGGGCCATCGTGCCGATCGTCGACCTGCGTTGCCGGTTCGGTCAAGGTCTCACCGAAACCACGCCGCTGCATATCGTCATCATCGTTCAGATCGACGGCCGCCAGATCGGCCTGATCGGCGATCGCGTGCTCGACATCGTTTCGGTCGGCGCGTCGGAAATCCAGAAAGTACCGCGCACCGACAGCCGTCACCAGACCGACTTCCTCTCCGGCCTCGTCACGGTCGAGGACGGCATGATCGCGTTGATCGACCTGCCCAGCCTTCTCGCGCTTTCGGACGTCGAAGGCGTGCACTGA
- a CDS encoding methyl-accepting chemotaxis protein yields the protein MFRLSNLSIGFKLSAISGISILLVACLIGSMMWSNQHIKEANNEAAHELHAARDVQSAKAAENGMQIGVRDIRLAQTPEAMARAVKFLTDQQAVAHKYIDPIFEKTRDAEIKGFLDKARKLVDAYADGAKQISMIRNDAIALGASSDADKSAKIAGINAQAETFARERTLPIAAELMSVLEKTGEVAERLANREAQEAASAMATAEWIGLSVGLVAVMLMIGAAFFGALTIARPLKAMVKPLEEISSGNFVVEIPGTDRKDEVGQIANAVQGMAHKVSSTIAEIKASGREVTNASAEISTSTTDLSQRTEEQAASLEETSAAMEELAATVRRNAENAALANQDANATREVADRGGAVVAKAVDAMAKIEDSSRKISDIIGVIDEIARQTNLLALNAAVEAARAGEAGRGFAVVASEVRSLAQRSSQAAKDIKDLITNSNGQVKDGVELVNKAGESLTEIVESIKKVAVVVSDIANASAEQATGIDQINKALTQMDEVTQQNSALVEENAATAKTLEHQAKAMDEQVSVFKIAAGHDIVSAPARTESAAPAVRSAPAAKKPAIATVAKAPAVEMAPDKADKKRAAAHPSPARNMQTALATAVNADDWKEF from the coding sequence ATGTTCCGGCTGTCGAATCTGAGCATCGGCTTCAAATTGTCGGCCATCTCGGGCATCAGCATTCTGTTGGTGGCGTGCTTGATTGGCTCGATGATGTGGAGCAATCAGCACATCAAGGAAGCGAACAACGAAGCGGCCCACGAACTGCACGCTGCGCGGGACGTCCAGTCAGCCAAGGCCGCTGAGAATGGGATGCAAATCGGCGTCCGCGACATTCGGCTCGCGCAAACTCCCGAGGCGATGGCTCGCGCCGTCAAGTTTCTGACGGACCAGCAAGCCGTCGCCCACAAGTACATTGACCCGATTTTCGAGAAGACCCGTGACGCCGAGATCAAGGGGTTTCTCGACAAGGCGCGCAAGCTCGTCGACGCCTATGCCGATGGCGCCAAGCAGATTTCCATGATCCGCAACGACGCTATCGCACTCGGTGCTTCGAGCGACGCCGACAAGTCGGCGAAAATCGCTGGTATCAACGCGCAGGCCGAAACTTTCGCTCGCGAGCGCACGCTGCCGATCGCTGCCGAACTCATGAGTGTGCTCGAAAAGACCGGAGAGGTCGCGGAGCGACTGGCGAATCGCGAAGCCCAGGAGGCCGCCAGTGCGATGGCTACGGCAGAATGGATCGGACTGTCGGTCGGTCTGGTGGCGGTCATGCTGATGATCGGCGCAGCATTCTTCGGCGCTCTGACCATCGCGCGTCCGCTCAAGGCCATGGTCAAGCCTCTCGAGGAGATTTCCAGCGGCAACTTCGTTGTCGAGATTCCCGGTACCGACCGCAAGGACGAGGTCGGTCAGATCGCCAATGCGGTACAGGGCATGGCTCATAAGGTGTCGAGCACGATAGCCGAGATCAAGGCCTCGGGCCGCGAGGTCACCAACGCTTCGGCTGAAATCTCGACGTCGACCACCGACCTGTCGCAACGCACCGAAGAGCAGGCCGCAAGTCTCGAAGAGACTTCAGCCGCGATGGAAGAGCTTGCTGCGACCGTCCGGCGAAACGCCGAGAACGCCGCACTCGCCAACCAGGACGCCAATGCGACCCGAGAGGTTGCGGATCGCGGCGGCGCCGTCGTCGCGAAGGCGGTCGACGCGATGGCCAAGATTGAGGACTCTTCGCGCAAGATCTCCGACATCATCGGTGTCATCGACGAGATCGCGCGTCAGACCAACCTTTTGGCGCTCAATGCGGCTGTGGAAGCGGCCCGCGCCGGTGAGGCCGGTCGCGGCTTTGCGGTGGTCGCTTCGGAAGTCCGTAGCCTCGCCCAGCGCTCCTCGCAGGCGGCGAAGGACATCAAGGACCTGATCACGAATTCGAACGGTCAGGTGAAGGACGGCGTTGAACTGGTCAACAAGGCCGGTGAGTCGCTGACCGAAATCGTGGAGTCGATCAAGAAGGTCGCGGTTGTCGTCTCGGATATCGCAAACGCCTCTGCTGAACAGGCGACCGGCATCGACCAGATCAACAAGGCTCTCACCCAGATGGACGAGGTGACGCAGCAGAACTCGGCTTTGGTCGAGGAAAATGCGGCCACCGCCAAGACGCTGGAACATCAGGCCAAGGCGATGGACGAGCAGGTCTCGGTCTTCAAGATCGCGGCCGGCCACGACATTGTCTCGGCACCGGCCCGCACCGAGTCGGCGGCGCCGGCGGTCAGGTCCGCGCCAGCGGCCAAGAAGCCGGCAATCGCAACTGTTGCCAAGGCACCGGCTGTCGAGATGGCGCCGGACAAGGCTGACAAGAAGCGCGCTGCGGCTCACCCAAGCCCGGCACGCAACATGCAGACCGCACTTGCGACCGCGGTCAACGCCGACGACTGGAAAGAATTCTAG
- a CDS encoding methyl-accepting chemotaxis protein, whose product MIRLSDIRIGTKLAIMSGLSLLLVAGMIAGQLSGSYLVAQSDARADAQGEIGRNIMVAKVSLRGLQLAGQQILVARNPVDMQKAVVVTKARMKELRDEAIPLAGRVTNAEDRTRLEKLVAASEKYLKVMEEVVPVKTERFGTEAKQKQVGVHNANEYLMLGMDIDMLDAQQIGIAVDAAPAAAEAEKLLDELTQSAAAARHAAQAEADEARAFANQLAIGLGILAGVVLIATAFLGVSMIARPLRALIRPLESVAEGNFAIQVPGADRKDEVGQIAHAVEAMAQKVSATIAEIKASGREVTNASAEIAASTTDLSQRTEEQAASLEETSAAMEELAATVRKNAENAQLANQDANATREVADRGGQVVAKAVDAMAKIEESSRKISDIIGVIDEIARQTNLLALNAAVEAARAGEAGRGFAVVASEVRSLAQRSSQAAKDIKDLITNSNGQVKDGVDLVNRAGQSLTEIVESIKKVASVVSEIANASAEQATGIDEINRALNQMDEVTQQNSALVEENAATAKTLEHQAKSMDEQVAFFQIASGHDAQGYKPAAATRAEPVRSVAKLAAAKVASAKPAAPAKAVPVRKTVNAGPARSMQTALAKAVNTDDWKEF is encoded by the coding sequence ATGATTCGACTTTCCGACATTCGTATCGGCACGAAGCTGGCGATTATGTCCGGCCTGAGTCTTCTGCTGGTCGCGGGCATGATCGCGGGTCAGCTATCCGGCAGCTATCTTGTGGCGCAGTCGGATGCCAGGGCCGACGCGCAGGGGGAAATTGGTCGAAACATCATGGTGGCGAAGGTGTCGCTGCGCGGCTTGCAACTGGCGGGCCAGCAGATCCTGGTCGCCCGTAATCCCGTCGATATGCAGAAGGCAGTGGTCGTAACGAAGGCGCGGATGAAGGAACTTCGCGACGAAGCGATTCCGCTCGCCGGGCGCGTGACGAACGCCGAAGATCGCACCCGACTCGAGAAGCTCGTTGCGGCGAGTGAGAAATACCTGAAGGTCATGGAGGAAGTCGTTCCGGTGAAAACCGAGCGATTTGGTACCGAAGCCAAGCAGAAACAGGTCGGCGTTCACAACGCCAACGAATACCTGATGCTCGGCATGGACATCGATATGCTCGATGCCCAGCAGATCGGAATCGCCGTGGATGCGGCGCCGGCAGCCGCCGAAGCGGAGAAGCTGCTCGACGAGTTGACCCAGTCAGCTGCCGCAGCTCGCCACGCGGCGCAGGCGGAGGCTGACGAAGCCCGCGCTTTTGCCAATCAGCTGGCCATTGGACTCGGTATTCTTGCCGGCGTGGTTCTGATCGCGACTGCTTTCCTGGGCGTATCCATGATTGCGCGTCCGCTGCGGGCGCTGATCCGTCCGCTGGAGAGCGTTGCGGAGGGCAACTTCGCGATCCAGGTGCCGGGTGCCGATCGCAAGGATGAAGTCGGCCAGATCGCGCATGCCGTCGAGGCCATGGCGCAGAAGGTCTCGGCCACCATCGCCGAAATCAAGGCCTCCGGCCGCGAGGTCACCAACGCCTCGGCCGAGATCGCCGCCTCGACCACCGACCTGTCGCAGCGCACCGAGGAGCAGGCCGCGAGCCTGGAGGAGACTTCGGCGGCGATGGAAGAGCTTGCCGCCACCGTGCGCAAGAATGCCGAGAACGCCCAGCTCGCCAACCAGGATGCCAATGCCACCCGCGAGGTCGCCGATCGCGGCGGTCAGGTTGTCGCCAAGGCGGTCGACGCCATGGCGAAGATCGAGGAGTCCTCGCGCAAGATTTCGGACATTATCGGCGTCATCGACGAGATCGCGCGCCAGACCAACCTCTTGGCCCTCAACGCGGCTGTCGAAGCGGCCCGTGCCGGCGAAGCCGGCCGCGGCTTCGCCGTGGTCGCCTCGGAGGTGCGCAGCCTGGCGCAACGCTCGTCGCAGGCGGCGAAGGACATCAAGGACCTGATCACTAATTCGAACGGCCAGGTGAAGGACGGTGTCGATCTGGTGAACCGCGCCGGCCAGTCGCTGACCGAGATCGTGGAATCGATCAAGAAGGTGGCGTCGGTGGTGTCGGAGATCGCCAATGCCTCGGCCGAGCAGGCCACCGGCATCGACGAGATCAACCGCGCGCTGAATCAGATGGACGAAGTGACGCAGCAGAACTCGGCTTTGGTCGAGGAGAACGCCGCCACCGCCAAGACGCTGGAGCATCAGGCCAAGTCGATGGACGAACAGGTCGCGTTCTTCCAGATCGCGTCCGGTCACGATGCTCAGGGCTACAAACCGGCTGCCGCCACGCGGGCCGAACCGGTCCGGTCGGTGGCCAAGCTCGCCGCCGCCAAGGTCGCTTCTGCCAAGCCGGCCGCGCCTGCCAAGGCCGTGCCGGTCCGCAAGACCGTCAATGCCGGTCCGGCGCGCAGTATGCAGACCGCACTCGCCAAGGCCGTCAACACCGATGACTGGAAGGAATTCTAA
- a CDS encoding chemotaxis protein CheW: MSQIAVSQDAAPTVQPAEWNGSAGAQVAGNQTQFISFAIGDDQYGVDIMAVREIKGWSDITHLPKQPEYVRGVLNLRGAIVPIVDLRCRFGQGLTETTPLHIVIIVQIGGRQIGLIGDRVLDIVSVDASQIQKVPRTGNAQQTDFLSGLVTHDNVMIALIDLPNLLTVQDEGATEH, encoded by the coding sequence ATGAGCCAGATAGCCGTTTCGCAAGACGCTGCTCCCACCGTTCAGCCGGCCGAGTGGAACGGATCGGCTGGCGCGCAAGTCGCGGGCAATCAGACCCAGTTCATCAGCTTCGCCATCGGTGACGACCAGTATGGCGTCGACATCATGGCGGTTCGCGAAATCAAGGGCTGGTCGGACATTACCCACCTGCCGAAGCAGCCCGAATATGTTCGCGGCGTGCTCAACCTTCGCGGCGCCATCGTGCCGATCGTCGACCTGCGCTGTCGCTTCGGCCAGGGCCTCACTGAAACAACTCCGCTGCACATCGTCATTATCGTCCAGATCGGCGGGCGCCAGATCGGGCTGATCGGCGATCGGGTGCTCGACATTGTCTCGGTCGACGCGTCGCAAATCCAGAAGGTGCCGCGCACCGGCAACGCCCAGCAGACCGATTTCCTTTCCGGCCTTGTGACCCACGACAACGTGATGATCGCGCTGATCGACCTACCCAACCTGCTCACGGTGCAGGACGAGGGCGCAACCGAGCACTGA